Part of the Sinorhizobium terangae genome is shown below.
ACCTTCTTCGATGAGAGCCATGCCCGCTCAATCGGCATCAAGACGACCTTCCTGAAAGTGCTGTTCTTCACGCTCCTCTCGGCCTCCACCGTCGCCGCCCTTCAGACCGTCGGCGCCTTTCTCGTCATCGCCATGGTTGTAACCCCCGGGGCGACCGCCTACCTGCTCACCGATCGTTTCCCGAAGCTGATTGCGATCAGCATCGCGATCGGCGCGGCTACGAGCTTCTTCGGCGCCTATGCGAGCTATTTCCTCGATGGCGCGACCGGCGGCATCATCATCGTGCTGCAGACGCTGATCTTCCTCCTCGCCTTCGTCTTCGCCCCGAAGCATGGGCTGATCGCCGCCCGCCGTCGCGGCTCCGAAGCCCTGGAGGCCGCACGATGATCTCGTTCGACATGCTTCTCGCCGTCTTCGAATTCGAGTTCATGCGCAATGCGCTATTGATCTCGGTGCTGGTCGCGATCCCGACGGCAATGCTCTCCTGCTTCCTCGTCCTCAAGGGCTGGTCGCTGATGGGCGATGCGATCTCACACGCTGTTTTTCCCGGCGTCGTCATCTCCTACATCGTCGGCCTGCCGCTCGCCGTCGGCGCCTTTGCTGCCGGCATGTGCTGTGCGCTCCTGACCGGCTATCTCAAGGAAAACAGCCGCATCAAGCAGGACACGGTAATGGGCATCGTCTTTTCCGGCATGTTCGGATTCGGCCTGGTGCTCTACACCAAAATCCAGAGCGACGTGCATCTCGACCACATTCTTTTCGGCGACATGCTCGGCATCGGCTGGGGCGATATTCTGGAAACGGGCATTATTGCGCTTGTTGCTGCCGGTGTTCTCGGCCTCAAGTGGCGCGACCTGCTGCTGCACGCGTTCGATCCCGCCCAGGCGCGCGCTGTCGGGCTGCCGGTCGGATGGCTGCACTACGGGCTGCTTGCGATCCTGTCGCTGACGATCGTCGGCGCGCTGAAGGCCGTCGGCCTCATTCTCGCGATCGCGATGCTGATCGCACCCGGGGCAATCGCCTTTCTGTTGACGCGCACATTCGGCGGCATGCTGATCGTCGCGGTGCTTGTCGCCGTCGTCGCCTCATTTGCCGGGGTTTACCTGTCCTTCTTCATCGACAGCGCCCCTGCCCCGACCATCGTGATGCTGATGACGGTGATCTTCCTCGCCGCCTTCGCCTATTCCACCTGGAGGACGGCACGCCTGGCGAGCGCGTTGAATTCAAACGATTAGCGCTCTCATGACTGGAGCCAAGGCGCTCGCGACGTTCATTTCCGCGCCAAAGGTTCCGCGTGGCATAATAGCGGCGCAAGCTGACGAGCAAGCTCCTCGCTCAACGTGCGCATGTAAGTCGCTGTTACGTGATGCTTGTCATAATAGACCTGCACATTGCCGATGACGGCAGGGCAGATTTCCGCGGTGCAGAAATAATCGGAAAAGTCCAGGAAATGCAGGTTTTTCTTGAAGGACACCGCGCGTGTCGGGCTGATCGGAGCGAGCA
Proteins encoded:
- a CDS encoding metal ABC transporter permease, whose translation is MISFDMLLAVFEFEFMRNALLISVLVAIPTAMLSCFLVLKGWSLMGDAISHAVFPGVVISYIVGLPLAVGAFAAGMCCALLTGYLKENSRIKQDTVMGIVFSGMFGFGLVLYTKIQSDVHLDHILFGDMLGIGWGDILETGIIALVAAGVLGLKWRDLLLHAFDPAQARAVGLPVGWLHYGLLAILSLTIVGALKAVGLILAIAMLIAPGAIAFLLTRTFGGMLIVAVLVAVVASFAGVYLSFFIDSAPAPTIVMLMTVIFLAAFAYSTWRTARLASALNSND